From Alteromonas australica, one genomic window encodes:
- a CDS encoding YchJ family protein, which produces MRCYCCSSLAFADCCHPFVTQSKQPETAEQLMRSRFTAYVLANFTYVLNTYSSEKQIGLSTEGLKESAGDAVWFALKVANSSADTVEFTAYFFENKGLYQLHETSTFVKEGSLWRYHDGILHDDCGKLKYGRNLPCLCHSGKKFKQCCANKMR; this is translated from the coding sequence ATGCGCTGTTACTGTTGTTCATCTCTGGCTTTCGCAGACTGTTGTCACCCCTTTGTTACACAAAGCAAGCAACCTGAAACAGCCGAACAACTTATGCGCAGTCGCTTCACCGCCTATGTATTAGCGAATTTCACCTATGTACTGAATACGTACAGTAGCGAAAAACAAATTGGATTGAGCACTGAAGGGCTAAAAGAAAGTGCTGGAGACGCGGTTTGGTTTGCGTTGAAGGTGGCAAATAGTTCCGCCGATACAGTGGAATTCACCGCCTATTTTTTTGAAAACAAAGGCCTTTACCAACTCCACGAAACCTCAACTTTTGTTAAAGAAGGGTCTTTATGGCGCTATCATGATGGCATTCTGCATGATGATTGCGGCAAATTAAAATACGGAAGAAATTTACCTTGCTTATGTCATAGCGGTAAAAAGTTTAAGCAGTGCTGTGCAAATAAAATGCGTTAA
- a CDS encoding GNAT family N-acetyltransferase yields the protein MKIQLVQADYLNEQHRQHIPYLLNEYALDPMGGGEALNEAVKENLVARLSELPHAFSVIAYVDDKPAGLANCFEGFSTFACQPLVNIHDMCVLPPYRGLGLSQRLLEKVESIAQAKGCCKLTLEVLTNNTAAKSAYEKFGFSSYELDPEAGNAVFWQKKLAR from the coding sequence ATGAAAATTCAATTAGTGCAAGCCGATTACCTCAATGAACAGCATCGACAGCATATTCCCTATTTGCTCAACGAGTATGCGCTCGATCCAATGGGTGGGGGAGAAGCGCTCAACGAGGCCGTGAAAGAAAACCTGGTGGCTCGATTAAGTGAACTTCCCCATGCGTTTAGTGTGATTGCCTATGTAGACGATAAGCCCGCAGGCTTAGCCAATTGCTTTGAAGGGTTTTCTACCTTTGCGTGCCAACCTCTGGTGAATATTCACGATATGTGTGTATTACCCCCTTACCGGGGCCTTGGCTTAAGCCAACGGTTATTAGAAAAAGTAGAATCGATTGCCCAAGCAAAAGGCTGTTGTAAGTTAACACTAGAAGTATTAACCAATAATACCGCTGCAAAATCGGCCTATGAAAAATTCGGCTTTTCCAGTTATGAACTCGATCCTGAAGCGGGTAATGCGGTGTTTTGGCAGAAGAAATTAGCTCGCTGA
- a CDS encoding anti-phage deoxyguanosine triphosphatase, with the protein MTAKVWENELQARRLPRSASRDGDHRNAYQRDKARVLHSAAFRRLQAKTQVLGVGLSDFYRTRLTHSLEAAQIGTGITAQLCGKFPDIADTLAIDANLIETLCLAHDIGHPPFGHGGEVALHYMMYEHGGFEGNGQTFRIITQLEPYTAEHGMNLCRRSILGLVKYPNFIDTLTNATTYKKRPSSLRQVKADDWHPPKGLFRCDEPLFDWLLAPFSEADKDTFMKVNVHTHKHKKTRFKSFDCSIMELADDIAYGIHDLEDAIVMGMVNKQDFTHMVSVPLANLAIKGLSDILPALTDKLFSSLHHERKNAIGALVNSFITAIEIMQVEGFEHPLLAYNAKMPDKHHEALELFKQFVLKKVIRRPDVQLLEYKGQLVVMELFEAFSSDPERLLPENTQERWLKAQDTGNGMRVLSDYISGMTDEFASRLHGTLFSPKQGGVQDNFHV; encoded by the coding sequence GTGACAGCAAAGGTGTGGGAAAACGAGTTGCAAGCGCGGCGTTTGCCCCGTAGTGCAAGCCGTGATGGTGACCATAGGAATGCATACCAGCGAGACAAAGCGCGAGTGCTTCACAGCGCTGCGTTTCGACGCCTACAGGCCAAAACTCAGGTATTAGGGGTTGGCCTGAGCGATTTCTATCGTACTCGCCTTACCCATTCCTTAGAAGCTGCTCAAATTGGAACCGGCATTACCGCTCAATTATGTGGTAAGTTTCCCGACATTGCAGACACCCTTGCCATTGATGCTAACTTAATAGAAACCCTTTGTTTAGCCCACGATATTGGCCACCCCCCCTTTGGCCACGGTGGCGAAGTTGCGCTGCATTACATGATGTACGAACATGGAGGCTTCGAAGGCAATGGCCAAACCTTTAGAATTATCACCCAATTAGAGCCTTACACTGCAGAGCACGGCATGAATTTGTGCAGACGCAGCATATTGGGCTTGGTTAAATACCCTAATTTCATTGATACCCTAACGAATGCCACTACCTACAAAAAGCGGCCTTCATCATTACGCCAAGTAAAAGCAGACGACTGGCACCCACCTAAGGGGCTTTTTCGTTGCGACGAGCCGTTGTTCGATTGGCTGCTTGCCCCTTTCAGTGAGGCAGATAAAGACACCTTTATGAAGGTGAACGTCCACACGCATAAACATAAGAAAACACGCTTTAAATCATTCGACTGTTCAATTATGGAATTGGCGGACGACATTGCATACGGCATTCATGATTTAGAAGACGCCATTGTGATGGGCATGGTGAATAAACAAGATTTCACCCATATGGTATCTGTACCATTAGCCAATTTAGCCATCAAGGGGCTATCAGATATTCTACCTGCGCTCACAGATAAACTGTTTAGTTCACTGCACCACGAGCGTAAAAATGCAATTGGGGCATTGGTGAACAGCTTTATTACCGCCATTGAAATTATGCAGGTAGAGGGGTTCGAGCACCCGTTATTGGCGTATAACGCCAAAATGCCCGATAAGCACCACGAAGCATTAGAGCTGTTTAAGCAATTTGTTCTGAAAAAGGTGATACGACGCCCTGATGTACAGTTATTGGAATACAAAGGCCAATTGGTTGTGATGGAGCTGTTTGAAGCCTTCAGCTCCGATCCTGAAAGATTGCTTCCAGAAAACACCCAAGAACGCTGGTTGAAGGCACAAGACACAGGCAATGGCATGAGAGTCCTCTCAGACTACATTTCAGGCATGACCGACGAATTTGCATCGCGACTGCATGGTACCCTATTCTCACCGAAGCAAGGCGGCGTACAGGATAACTTCCACGTGTAA
- a CDS encoding LabA-like NYN domain-containing protein, which translates to MQKVAIFVDVQNVYYTTRQAYQKHFDYNQFWRRATLNRTPVVANAYAIHRNDAKQRSFQNILRGIGFTVKLKPYIQRADGSAKGDWDVGITIDMMDAINQADVFVLVSGDGDFDLLVNKLAKEKGKVVEVYGVPQLTADSLSMSASVFHPISGDLLLG; encoded by the coding sequence ATGCAAAAAGTTGCTATTTTCGTTGATGTGCAAAATGTTTATTACACAACCCGTCAAGCCTATCAAAAGCACTTTGATTACAATCAGTTTTGGCGAAGAGCAACGCTGAACCGAACGCCTGTGGTTGCAAACGCGTATGCCATTCACCGTAACGACGCTAAGCAACGAAGCTTTCAAAATATACTCAGGGGAATAGGGTTTACCGTTAAACTCAAACCTTATATTCAGCGCGCCGATGGTTCAGCAAAAGGCGACTGGGACGTAGGCATAACCATCGATATGATGGATGCCATCAACCAAGCAGACGTGTTCGTTTTGGTCTCTGGAGATGGTGACTTTGATTTATTAGTCAATAAGTTAGCCAAAGAAAAAGGCAAGGTCGTGGAAGTGTATGGCGTACCTCAGCTCACTGCAGATTCACTGTCAATGTCTGCCAGTGTTTTTCATCCTATTTCAGGTGATTTATTGCTGGGTTAA
- a CDS encoding transcriptional regulator translates to MVRPHSKGWYASLARLTREVGKAHFFEFLSSTLSQIIHIDCTGVIFYDGNKVTNVFEGKLPKEYSRYLDRYLDGMYLLDPHYSFLSNGVETGLYHFKDIEPDCFHESKYYKSFVKPIGITDEYDFIVNINNCYVDFYLNKLGGHFSQQDKADLIAISPMITQLIEAHWEQEYQQASESVSNTKPPHYNSFFDAFGKSILTKREQEVVKCILHGHSSKSLASKLNISLSTVKIHRKNIYQKLDIATQSELFSLCIQSLSVKGLDVNDDPLQYLDNKQAS, encoded by the coding sequence ATGGTACGCCCCCATAGTAAAGGTTGGTACGCTTCGCTGGCACGATTAACCCGCGAAGTAGGAAAAGCACATTTCTTTGAGTTTTTATCTTCAACCTTGTCGCAAATTATTCATATAGATTGCACGGGTGTGATATTTTACGATGGGAATAAGGTGACGAATGTATTTGAAGGGAAGCTCCCAAAGGAATACAGCCGATACCTAGATCGCTACCTTGACGGCATGTATTTACTTGATCCTCATTACAGCTTTTTATCAAACGGGGTAGAGACAGGGCTTTACCACTTTAAAGATATTGAGCCTGACTGCTTTCACGAAAGTAAGTACTATAAATCCTTTGTTAAGCCTATTGGTATTACCGATGAATACGATTTTATTGTTAACATCAATAATTGTTACGTCGATTTTTATCTGAATAAACTAGGTGGGCATTTTTCGCAACAAGATAAAGCCGATCTTATCGCTATTTCCCCTATGATCACCCAACTTATCGAAGCGCATTGGGAGCAGGAATACCAACAGGCGTCTGAGTCTGTCAGCAACACTAAGCCTCCACATTATAATTCGTTTTTTGATGCCTTCGGCAAGTCGATTCTCACCAAAAGAGAGCAAGAGGTGGTGAAATGTATTCTACATGGTCACTCTTCGAAATCGCTGGCGAGTAAACTCAATATTTCTTTAAGTACGGTGAAAATTCATCGCAAAAATATCTATCAAAAATTAGATATTGCCACGCAATCCGAGTTGTTTTCATTGTGTATACAATCATTATCGGTGAAGGGGTTGGACGTAAATGATGACCCCCTCCAATACTTAGACAATAAACAGGCGTCGTAA
- a CDS encoding protein-methionine-sulfoxide reductase heme-binding subunit MsrQ, translating to MKPRSKKPWRFSHFQRRALKAVIHLIATGYLVALFYLGVNDQLGPDPVDALLNETGIWAIHLLFVTLLLSPLAKRLPSPEPIKFRRMLGIYVFVYAIAHFFTYAFFELQLDWHLLTSELVKRPYIVVGMVALILLMALTVTSLSVLRRKMGKQWQRLHYSIYAILPLALLHFSWSQKTFWQAPIFYWLIGLIIMRGRITRTAAKTVKRLKAYQ from the coding sequence ATGAAACCTCGCAGTAAAAAGCCTTGGCGCTTTTCCCATTTTCAAAGACGGGCGCTAAAAGCCGTCATACACCTCATCGCAACCGGCTATTTAGTTGCCCTTTTTTACTTAGGCGTAAATGACCAACTTGGGCCCGACCCAGTAGATGCATTGCTCAACGAAACCGGCATTTGGGCTATACACCTATTATTCGTCACCCTATTATTAAGCCCGCTTGCCAAGCGTCTACCCAGTCCAGAACCGATTAAATTCCGGCGAATGCTAGGCATCTATGTTTTTGTTTATGCTATCGCGCACTTTTTTACTTATGCTTTTTTTGAGCTGCAACTCGATTGGCATTTACTCACCAGTGAATTAGTCAAACGCCCCTATATTGTGGTGGGCATGGTTGCGCTTATCTTGCTTATGGCATTGACGGTAACGTCGTTGTCTGTATTACGAAGAAAGATGGGTAAACAATGGCAACGGCTTCATTACAGTATTTACGCTATTTTACCTTTAGCCTTGCTGCACTTTTCTTGGTCACAAAAAACATTTTGGCAAGCGCCTATTTTCTACTGGCTAATTGGGCTTATTATTATGCGTGGAAGGATAACGCGCACTGCCGCTAAAACAGTGAAACGATTGAAAGCCTATCAGTAA
- a CDS encoding TonB-dependent receptor, whose amino-acid sequence MRSFKLNPILLSLAASISFSAFSSEATAPDSQGSESSLKLEQIVVTAQKKVEDIQSVPVSIVALGADKLGNMKMRNSQEIVSQAPNVQMLGSNGDAQLVLGMRGVTQSDYSPNGSGAVALYVDEVYMGATPLASGVQLFDIDRVEMLLGPQGTLYGKNTTGGAANIMTTRPQMLGTSGYLDVGVGNFGYKTVSGAFDTELADNWGARLAFTSSENDGFVENKLDNVENPSQIDEQAMRFSLMYEGDNLNGILRVHKSRSRANHSSILLIEADGGGENGGVGLGYTGYAREDLGFHETESNRVEEKEFDLTGVNLTLNYTVEDYTLTSITSFDSGEYFVPEDADGSPFKLLEDDFFAETDQFTQDIRVSSSYGGAFNFIAGLFYSSDSTDGATRYRWLADYGDGIMALSNNCEDTFFYGCYYANSYEQSRSTKAIYLHSTFDVTKAVSLTFGLRHTRDTIEIDNYSSWYGEAENSYYQESDGPILGSLGLDNESDEIDDANTSGKLGVDWKIADNLLVYGAYSTGYRGSAFNGFAFAPEEFTSVEPEELSAWEFGFKSTLQNGRTRLNGAVFHYNYENQQFLIFDAGLQYLLNAGESEIQGAELQLTTQATNKLTINAGVGLLDAEYVSMRYAGVDLSGNTLPSSPEVNVNLMLDYDLWESDNLWVQLHYDGSYISKQYFEPFNDDRLAQPAYSIHNARVNVTFGDESHKVGLYVKNLTDKEYVTYSVDLVADWNGLFFFRGAPRTYGIDYKYTF is encoded by the coding sequence ATGCGTTCGTTCAAATTGAACCCCATCTTGCTGAGTTTAGCAGCAAGCATCTCTTTTTCTGCATTTTCTTCTGAGGCTACTGCGCCAGATTCTCAGGGTTCTGAATCATCGTTGAAACTAGAGCAAATAGTCGTTACAGCACAAAAGAAAGTTGAAGATATTCAAAGTGTTCCCGTAAGCATTGTGGCACTGGGTGCAGACAAATTGGGCAACATGAAGATGCGCAATAGCCAAGAGATTGTATCTCAAGCGCCTAATGTACAAATGCTGGGCAGTAATGGTGATGCGCAACTGGTACTTGGCATGAGAGGAGTTACGCAATCTGACTATAGCCCTAATGGCAGTGGAGCCGTTGCGTTATATGTGGATGAAGTCTACATGGGAGCGACCCCCTTGGCGTCGGGTGTGCAGTTATTTGATATTGACCGCGTTGAGATGTTGCTAGGTCCACAAGGTACCTTGTATGGGAAAAATACGACAGGGGGGGCAGCAAATATTATGACTACCCGGCCTCAAATGCTTGGTACTAGTGGCTACTTAGATGTCGGTGTAGGAAATTTTGGCTATAAAACCGTCAGTGGTGCCTTCGATACTGAATTAGCTGATAATTGGGGGGCACGTTTAGCATTTACCTCGTCTGAAAACGACGGCTTCGTAGAAAATAAGTTGGATAATGTAGAAAATCCTAGCCAAATTGATGAACAAGCAATGCGTTTTTCATTAATGTACGAAGGCGACAATCTAAATGGCATATTGCGTGTTCATAAAAGTAGAAGTAGGGCAAATCATTCTAGTATTCTCTTAATAGAAGCAGACGGTGGTGGTGAAAACGGGGGTGTGGGTTTAGGGTATACCGGCTATGCACGCGAAGACCTTGGATTTCATGAAACTGAATCAAACAGAGTTGAAGAGAAAGAGTTTGATCTAACCGGTGTTAATCTCACCTTAAATTATACCGTAGAGGATTATACGCTAACGTCGATAACGTCTTTCGATAGTGGAGAATATTTTGTTCCCGAGGACGCTGATGGAAGCCCTTTTAAATTGTTGGAAGATGACTTCTTCGCAGAGACTGATCAATTCACACAAGATATTCGTGTTTCTTCTAGTTACGGTGGCGCCTTCAATTTCATTGCCGGTCTTTTTTACAGTTCAGACTCCACAGATGGCGCAACAAGATACCGTTGGCTGGCAGATTATGGCGACGGCATTATGGCTCTGTCTAATAACTGCGAAGATACCTTTTTTTATGGGTGCTATTACGCAAATAGCTACGAACAGTCACGCAGTACCAAAGCCATTTATCTTCACAGTACTTTTGATGTTACCAAGGCGGTCTCATTAACCTTTGGATTAAGGCACACGAGAGACACCATAGAAATAGATAACTATTCTTCTTGGTATGGAGAAGCAGAGAATAGCTATTACCAGGAAAGTGATGGCCCCATATTAGGAAGTTTAGGCCTAGATAACGAAAGTGATGAAATTGATGATGCCAATACCTCAGGAAAATTAGGGGTAGATTGGAAAATAGCGGATAATTTGTTGGTTTACGGCGCCTATAGCACAGGATATCGAGGAAGCGCGTTTAATGGCTTTGCCTTTGCCCCAGAAGAGTTTACTTCCGTAGAGCCTGAAGAGTTATCAGCGTGGGAATTCGGGTTCAAATCCACACTCCAAAACGGCAGAACTCGCCTAAACGGCGCTGTGTTCCACTATAACTATGAAAACCAACAATTTTTAATATTTGATGCGGGTCTTCAGTATCTGTTAAACGCTGGCGAGTCGGAAATACAGGGGGCCGAGCTTCAACTGACAACCCAAGCGACTAACAAACTAACGATAAACGCGGGCGTAGGGCTTTTAGACGCCGAATACGTAAGTATGCGGTATGCGGGCGTTGATTTGTCGGGCAATACGTTACCTTCTTCCCCTGAAGTCAATGTGAACCTGATGCTCGATTACGATCTATGGGAAAGTGACAATTTGTGGGTGCAATTGCATTATGACGGCAGTTATATTTCGAAGCAGTATTTTGAACCCTTTAATGATGACCGTTTGGCACAACCTGCCTATAGCATTCATAACGCACGCGTAAACGTTACGTTTGGTGATGAGAGTCACAAAGTAGGGCTTTACGTGAAAAACTTAACAGATAAAGAATATGTTACTTATTCTGTTGATTTAGTCGCCGATTGGAATGGATTATTCTTCTTTCGTGGCGCCCCACGCACCTACGGTATTGATTATAAATACACGTTTTAA
- a CDS encoding YqaA family protein yields the protein MLDLANLGYVGMCLSAFLAATILPFSSEIVLVTLLSTGANEAYLLVAASVGNVLGALVNYVLGWRYGETFVLSWLGIKPRTFLRAQQMFKQWGKWSLLLCWVPIIGDPLTLMGGVLRTQFWFFLSVVACTKTLRYGVIVYYFY from the coding sequence ATGCTTGATTTAGCGAACTTAGGGTATGTGGGTATGTGCTTATCGGCATTTTTGGCCGCTACCATCCTCCCGTTTAGTTCAGAAATTGTCTTAGTGACTTTACTCAGTACAGGTGCAAATGAGGCCTACTTGCTGGTGGCGGCAAGTGTGGGCAATGTATTGGGGGCGCTCGTCAATTATGTTTTAGGTTGGCGATATGGAGAGACATTCGTCTTGTCATGGCTTGGTATTAAGCCGCGTACATTTTTACGTGCGCAGCAGATGTTTAAACAATGGGGTAAGTGGAGCTTGTTACTTTGCTGGGTCCCTATTATTGGTGATCCCCTAACCCTGATGGGCGGTGTGCTCAGAACACAGTTTTGGTTCTTTCTTAGTGTGGTAGCGTGTACGAAAACGCTGAGATATGGCGTTATTGTGTATTATTTTTACTGA
- a CDS encoding purine-cytosine permease family protein: MSQVHLSLTKCGYNEQAESDGYGPVKGTLSSYRIGMIWLAANLVVTTLLTGTLFVPGVAWHIALSLIIIGTVIGASVLVLVGNMGTRTGLSTMGLTKGAFGLRGAYATSMANVIILMGWSWVQAILAGVTVNFLSAQLFGFSNPVLFSVLCQLLVVGLAIFGHAGIARVEPWLAFVILAIIAYVFFIAFSNFSLAQFEALPINASLGWNEVGVLDVVIATAISWTVLSAEFNRLAKTQKAGVLGSGIGYVISTVLSMSLGATLMGYLTLQGNAVNGFDPIEIVNAFGIPLAMAIFLSVIATNTMVVYGMVSSVINLTPNKKWSFMKVALVIGAISVAGSSWLAMLDKFTEFLTLIGALFVPVFAIMIADYYWLKKASYHQDILLGKGGRYWYQKGVNLLAVLTWLGGFLFSLWLVNIPNNMFGVTLPTFIFSFVVYIASMKSKARLVGERVAH, from the coding sequence ATGTCACAGGTACATTTGTCATTAACGAAATGTGGGTATAACGAACAGGCTGAATCCGATGGATACGGGCCGGTCAAAGGCACATTGTCGTCTTATCGAATTGGTATGATTTGGCTAGCAGCTAATTTGGTGGTGACCACCTTGCTCACAGGTACGCTGTTCGTACCTGGTGTAGCTTGGCATATTGCACTTTCACTCATCATTATCGGCACCGTCATTGGGGCCAGTGTTTTAGTCCTTGTAGGCAATATGGGGACGCGTACTGGCTTGTCGACGATGGGGCTCACCAAGGGGGCTTTCGGGCTGCGTGGCGCTTATGCCACCTCCATGGCTAACGTCATCATTCTAATGGGGTGGAGTTGGGTTCAAGCCATCTTAGCTGGGGTGACTGTTAATTTTCTGTCAGCGCAGCTGTTTGGTTTTTCTAATCCCGTTTTGTTCTCAGTCTTGTGCCAACTGTTAGTGGTAGGCCTTGCTATTTTTGGTCATGCAGGGATTGCAAGGGTAGAGCCTTGGCTCGCATTCGTCATACTGGCAATTATTGCCTATGTCTTTTTTATTGCATTTTCTAACTTCTCTCTCGCGCAGTTTGAGGCACTGCCAATAAACGCCAGTTTAGGGTGGAACGAGGTCGGAGTGTTAGACGTGGTCATCGCTACAGCAATATCATGGACAGTACTGTCGGCTGAGTTTAATCGCTTAGCAAAGACTCAAAAGGCCGGTGTACTTGGTTCCGGTATTGGGTATGTTATTTCTACTGTACTGTCAATGAGCCTAGGTGCAACGCTGATGGGTTACCTCACGCTACAAGGAAATGCAGTGAATGGCTTCGATCCTATAGAAATAGTTAACGCATTCGGAATACCGCTTGCAATGGCTATTTTTCTGTCGGTTATAGCGACCAACACTATGGTGGTGTATGGCATGGTATCGTCAGTGATAAATTTGACGCCAAATAAAAAATGGTCGTTTATGAAAGTGGCACTGGTAATAGGCGCTATTTCTGTAGCAGGCTCGAGTTGGCTAGCCATGCTCGATAAATTTACTGAATTTTTAACGCTGATTGGCGCCTTATTTGTGCCTGTGTTCGCCATCATGATTGCTGACTATTACTGGCTTAAAAAGGCGAGTTACCACCAAGACATTCTGCTAGGAAAGGGAGGCCGTTATTGGTACCAAAAGGGCGTAAATCTCTTGGCGGTATTGACATGGTTAGGGGGCTTTCTCTTCTCGTTATGGTTAGTCAATATACCGAATAATATGTTCGGGGTTACCCTGCCTACCTTTATATTTTCATTCGTGGTCTATATCGCCTCAATGAAAAGTAAGGCGCGCTTAGTGGGTGAGAGGGTTGCGCACTGA
- the msrP gene encoding protein-methionine-sulfoxide reductase catalytic subunit MsrP, with protein sequence MPKPFKPSVRLTDNDVTDESLYFNRRKLLKSMGFVGASTLLGSPVKASGWLWGDDDEDNTVTPSPLSYSQPKQYQIDETKTPEEKVTSYNNFYEFGTGKDDPVKNAGGFNPDPWTLRIDGLVETPTTLDLDALLTQFPLEERIYRLRCVEAWSMVVPWVGFELAKLIQRAKPLASAKYVAFETLYDPEQMPGQKNRFIGGGINYPYVEGLRLDEAMHPLTLMSVGLYGKTLPPQNGAPIRLVVPWKYGFKSIKSIVRIRLTDKMPPTTWNRLAANEYGFYANVNPQVSHPRWSQASERRITTGGLLSRNRVPTQLFNGYSEVAPLYKDMNLTRYY encoded by the coding sequence ATGCCAAAACCTTTTAAACCCTCTGTGAGGCTGACAGATAACGATGTTACTGATGAAAGCCTGTATTTTAATCGCCGAAAACTTCTTAAATCCATGGGGTTTGTCGGTGCATCCACATTGCTAGGCTCGCCTGTCAAGGCTTCTGGCTGGCTATGGGGCGATGATGATGAAGATAACACCGTCACGCCATCGCCGCTCTCCTACAGTCAACCTAAGCAGTACCAAATAGATGAAACAAAGACACCCGAAGAAAAAGTCACCTCATACAACAACTTTTATGAATTTGGCACTGGCAAAGACGATCCCGTTAAAAATGCCGGCGGATTCAACCCTGACCCTTGGACATTGCGTATAGATGGTTTGGTTGAAACACCGACTACGCTTGATCTCGACGCGCTACTTACCCAGTTTCCTCTAGAAGAACGTATTTATCGACTTCGCTGTGTAGAAGCGTGGTCTATGGTAGTCCCTTGGGTTGGCTTTGAACTGGCAAAATTAATTCAACGGGCGAAGCCTCTCGCTTCGGCTAAATATGTGGCGTTTGAAACCCTGTATGACCCAGAACAAATGCCTGGGCAAAAAAATAGGTTTATAGGAGGGGGGATTAACTACCCTTATGTTGAAGGCCTAAGGCTCGATGAAGCCATGCACCCGCTTACACTTATGTCAGTGGGCCTTTACGGAAAAACCCTGCCACCGCAAAACGGAGCCCCCATTCGTTTAGTCGTTCCGTGGAAATACGGATTTAAAAGTATTAAGTCTATTGTGCGCATACGTTTAACAGATAAAATGCCGCCAACTACATGGAATCGATTAGCCGCCAATGAATACGGCTTTTATGCCAATGTTAATCCGCAGGTATCTCATCCACGCTGGAGCCAAGCCAGCGAAAGGCGGATAACTACCGGCGGCCTGTTGTCTCGAAATCGCGTTCCAACGCAGCTATTTAACGGCTACAGCGAGGTTGCTCCCTTGTATAAAGATATGAATTTAACTCGTTATTATTGA